One Streptomyces sp. V4I8 genomic window carries:
- a CDS encoding PP2C family protein-serine/threonine phosphatase encodes MFRIKGRVPRKALAWGLPTAWGAMAITYKLACPLAREDSLGARVVTSAVFFAVGTGLIMHVRQALLRELRQVRKVAGAAQSALLRPLPARIDGLNVAAAQLSADRSACVGGDLYEVIATEHGVRAVMGDVRGHGIAAIGTVAAVLGSFREAVHDEPDLGRVLGRLERALARHLRERVRDDPVSEDFVTVLLLEIGRDGEITTLNCGHPWPYLLSGTTVEPLARADPLAPLGLFPLPTELPALRCGTLEPGDSLVLYTDGVEDARDDRGRFFSLQAALIGAVRHQPITPQTILRTLFTAVLRHTRGRQADDIALLVLRNDRTQVQCSAPAGARGTARPTTTNPQPTNHL; translated from the coding sequence ATGTTCCGCATCAAGGGTCGGGTTCCCCGCAAGGCGCTCGCGTGGGGGCTGCCCACCGCCTGGGGCGCGATGGCGATCACGTACAAGCTGGCCTGTCCGCTCGCCCGGGAGGACAGCCTCGGCGCCCGGGTCGTCACCAGTGCCGTGTTCTTCGCCGTGGGCACGGGGCTGATCATGCACGTCCGGCAGGCACTGTTGCGTGAGCTTCGGCAGGTGCGCAAGGTCGCCGGTGCCGCGCAGAGTGCGCTGCTGCGGCCGCTGCCCGCGCGCATCGACGGGCTGAACGTCGCCGCGGCCCAGCTCTCCGCGGATCGCAGCGCCTGTGTGGGCGGTGACCTGTACGAGGTCATCGCCACCGAGCACGGCGTACGGGCGGTGATGGGCGACGTACGCGGCCATGGCATCGCCGCCATCGGCACGGTCGCCGCGGTCCTCGGCAGCTTCCGCGAGGCCGTCCACGACGAACCCGACCTGGGGCGCGTGCTGGGCAGACTGGAACGCGCGCTGGCCCGGCATCTGCGCGAACGCGTGCGCGACGACCCGGTCTCCGAGGACTTCGTCACCGTCCTGCTCCTGGAGATCGGCAGGGACGGCGAGATCACCACCCTCAACTGCGGTCACCCCTGGCCGTATCTGCTGAGCGGCACGACCGTCGAGCCCCTCGCCCGCGCCGACCCCCTCGCGCCCCTGGGGCTCTTCCCGCTCCCCACCGAACTGCCCGCGTTGCGGTGCGGCACCTTGGAGCCCGGCGACTCCCTGGTCCTGTACACGGACGGTGTCGAGGACGCGAGGGACGACAGAGGCCGGTTCTTTTCGCTCCAGGCGGCCCTCATCGGCGCCGTACGGCACCAACCGATCACTCCCCAGACGATTTTGCGCACCCTCTTCACGGCCGTCCTCCGCCACACAAGGGGAAGGCAGGCGGACGACATAGCGCTCCTGGTCCTACGGAACGACAGAACCCAGGTCCAGTGCAGCGCCCCGGCAGGGGCGCGGGGAACTGCGCGACCAACCACGACGAACCCGCAGCCGACCAACCACCTGTAG
- the pheT gene encoding phenylalanine--tRNA ligase subunit beta, protein MRVPLSWLREYVDLPATETGRDVQAKLISAGLEVETVEQLGDGLKGPLVVGQVLTIEELTEFKKPIRFCTVDVGQANGTGEPQEIVCGARNFAVGDKVVVVLPGAVLPGGFAISARKTYGKTSHGMICSSDELGMGDDGTKGIIVLPPETEVGKDAIELLELVDEVLDIAVTANRGDCLSIRGVARETAIAYGRPLRDPALLDVPGPNAFGYPVQVSDPLGCDRFTARTVTGLSPEARSPIWLRRRLQKVGMRPISLAVDVTNYVMMELGQPLHAYDRNLVQGTIGVRRAEEGEKLVTLDGVERKLHAEDLVITDERGPIGLAGVMGGANTEIADHEDVENASTEVVIEAAHFDQVAIARTARRHKLSSEASRRFERGVDPAAAAAAAQRTVDLLVLLAGGTAEAGVTEVIAPSAPHTITVPADHPDKVAGVGYGRETVVRRLQEIGCDVYGQDELIVTVPSWRPDLLEPNDLAEEVIRLEGYENLPSTLPKPPSGRGLTHRQRLHRRVGRALAGEGYVEAPNYPFVSEQVFDQLGLAADDPARRVVKLVNPLNDEEPALRTSLLPGLLGALRRNDGRGSHDLALFETGLVFQPREEQRVAGHLPVDRRPTDEEIAALNAVLPEQPRHVAVVLAGAREQAGWWGKGRPADWADAVEAARVVAREAGAELIVRTGQYGPWHPGRCAELAITADGGERVIGHAGELHPRVLKALGLPARTGAMELDLDALEQAGDGVPQAPSISTFPVATQDVALVVDKPVPAAEVEAALRAGAGELLEAIRLFDVYVNDEQLGDGKKSLAYALRFRAGDRTLTVDEASAARDAAVALAGERTGAVLRG, encoded by the coding sequence ATGCGGGTCCCGCTTTCTTGGCTGCGGGAGTACGTCGACCTGCCGGCGACCGAAACCGGCCGTGACGTCCAGGCCAAGCTCATTTCGGCCGGTCTCGAGGTCGAGACGGTCGAGCAGCTCGGCGACGGCCTCAAGGGCCCGCTCGTCGTCGGCCAGGTGCTGACCATCGAGGAGCTGACGGAGTTCAAGAAGCCGATCCGCTTCTGCACCGTCGACGTCGGCCAGGCCAACGGCACCGGCGAGCCCCAGGAGATCGTCTGCGGCGCCCGCAACTTCGCGGTCGGCGACAAGGTCGTGGTCGTGCTCCCGGGCGCTGTTCTGCCGGGTGGCTTCGCCATCTCCGCCCGCAAGACGTACGGCAAGACGTCCCACGGCATGATCTGCTCCAGCGACGAGCTGGGCATGGGCGACGACGGCACCAAGGGCATCATCGTGCTGCCCCCGGAGACCGAGGTCGGCAAGGACGCCATCGAGCTCCTGGAGCTCGTCGACGAGGTCCTGGACATCGCCGTCACCGCCAACCGCGGCGACTGCCTGTCCATCCGCGGCGTCGCCCGCGAGACCGCCATCGCCTACGGCCGCCCGCTGCGCGACCCCGCGCTGCTCGACGTGCCCGGCCCGAACGCCTTCGGCTACCCGGTGCAGGTCTCGGACCCGCTCGGCTGCGACCGCTTCACCGCCCGCACGGTGACCGGCCTCAGCCCCGAGGCCCGCTCGCCGATCTGGCTCCGGCGCCGCCTGCAGAAAGTCGGCATGCGCCCGATCTCGCTCGCCGTCGACGTCACCAACTACGTGATGATGGAACTCGGCCAGCCGCTGCACGCCTACGACCGCAACCTCGTCCAGGGCACCATCGGTGTGCGCCGGGCCGAGGAGGGCGAGAAGCTCGTCACCCTCGACGGTGTCGAGCGCAAGCTGCACGCCGAGGACCTGGTCATCACCGACGAGCGCGGCCCGATCGGCCTCGCGGGCGTCATGGGCGGCGCCAACACGGAGATCGCCGACCACGAGGACGTGGAGAACGCGTCCACCGAGGTCGTCATCGAGGCCGCCCACTTCGACCAGGTCGCCATCGCGCGCACGGCCCGCCGCCACAAACTGTCCTCCGAGGCGTCCCGCCGCTTCGAGCGCGGCGTCGACCCGGCGGCCGCCGCCGCGGCCGCCCAGCGCACGGTCGACCTGCTGGTGCTGCTCGCGGGCGGCACCGCCGAGGCCGGTGTCACCGAGGTCATCGCGCCGTCCGCGCCGCACACCATCACCGTCCCGGCCGACCACCCGGACAAGGTCGCGGGCGTCGGGTACGGCCGCGAGACCGTCGTACGGCGACTCCAGGAGATCGGCTGCGACGTGTACGGGCAGGACGAGCTGATCGTCACCGTGCCGTCCTGGCGCCCCGACCTCCTCGAGCCGAACGACCTGGCCGAAGAGGTCATCCGCCTGGAGGGCTACGAGAACCTGCCCTCCACGCTGCCCAAGCCGCCGTCCGGCCGTGGTCTGACCCACCGCCAGCGACTGCACCGCCGGGTCGGCCGCGCGCTGGCCGGCGAGGGCTACGTCGAGGCGCCGAACTACCCCTTCGTCAGCGAGCAGGTCTTCGACCAGCTCGGCCTGGCGGCCGACGACCCGGCCCGCCGCGTCGTGAAGCTGGTCAATCCGCTCAACGACGAGGAGCCCGCGCTCCGTACGTCGCTGCTGCCCGGTCTGCTCGGTGCGCTGCGCCGCAACGACGGGCGGGGCTCGCACGACCTGGCGCTGTTCGAGACGGGCCTGGTCTTCCAGCCGCGGGAGGAGCAGCGCGTCGCCGGGCATCTGCCGGTCGACCGCCGCCCGACCGACGAGGAGATCGCCGCGCTGAACGCCGTGCTGCCCGAGCAGCCGCGCCACGTCGCCGTCGTGCTCGCCGGTGCGCGTGAGCAGGCCGGCTGGTGGGGCAAGGGCCGTCCGGCCGACTGGGCCGACGCGGTCGAGGCGGCGCGTGTCGTCGCGCGGGAAGCCGGTGCCGAGCTGATCGTGCGGACCGGGCAGTACGGGCCGTGGCACCCCGGTCGGTGCGCCGAGCTGGCGATCACCGCCGACGGCGGGGAGCGGGTCATCGGTCACGCCGGTGAGCTGCACCCGCGGGTGCTCAAGGCGCTGGGGCTGCCCGCCCGCACCGGTGCCATGGAGCTGGACCTGGATGCCCTGGAGCAGGCCGGCGACGGTGTGCCGCAGGCGCCGAGCATCTCCACGTTCCCGGTGGCCACGCAGGATGTCGCCCTCGTGGTCGACAAGCCGGTGCCGGCCGCGGAGGTCGAGGCCGCGCTGCGTGCGGGCGCGGGTGAACTTCTTGAGGCGATCCGGCTGTTCGACGTGTACGTCAACGACGAGCAGCTCGGTGACGGGAAGAAGTCGCTCGCGTACGCGTTGCGCTTCCGTGCGGGGGACCGGACGTTGACCGTGGATGAGGCTTCGGCTGCCAGGGATGCGGCGGTCGCCCTTGCCGGGGAGCGTACGGGTGCTGTTCTGAGGGGCTAG
- the pheS gene encoding phenylalanine--tRNA ligase subunit alpha encodes MSAPNKSYDPVEVEALKPEEIERMRDEALAAFAAADSLDALQEAKVAHTGGTSPLALANREIGALPPHAKAAAGKLVGQARGAVNKGLAARQAELEAERDQRVLVEEAVDVTLPYDRMPSGARHPLTTLSERIEDIFVAMGYEVAEGPQVEAEWFNFDALNIGPDHPARGEADTFFVQGPDGGTESGVVLRTHTSPVQVRSLLDRELPVYTICPGRVYRTDELDATHTPVFHQVELIAVDEGLTMADLKGTLDHMVQSLFGEGMKTRLRPNFFPFTEPSAEMDMVCYVCRGESVGNPDRPCRTCSSEGWIELGGCGMVNPRVLTACGVDPEKYSGFAFGFGIERMLMFRHNVEDMRDMVEGDVRFTRPFGMEI; translated from the coding sequence ATGTCGGCACCGAATAAGTCGTACGACCCTGTCGAGGTCGAGGCGTTGAAACCGGAAGAGATCGAGCGCATGCGGGACGAGGCGCTCGCCGCCTTCGCCGCCGCGGACTCCCTCGACGCGCTCCAGGAGGCCAAGGTCGCCCACACCGGCGGCACGTCCCCGCTGGCGCTCGCCAACCGGGAGATCGGCGCCCTGCCCCCGCACGCCAAGGCCGCCGCCGGCAAGCTGGTCGGCCAGGCCCGCGGGGCCGTGAACAAGGGCCTCGCCGCCCGCCAGGCCGAGCTGGAGGCCGAGCGTGACCAGCGGGTGCTGGTCGAGGAGGCGGTGGACGTCACGCTGCCGTACGACCGCATGCCGTCCGGCGCCCGCCACCCGCTCACCACCCTGTCCGAGCGCATCGAGGACATCTTCGTGGCCATGGGCTACGAGGTCGCCGAGGGCCCGCAGGTCGAGGCCGAGTGGTTCAACTTCGACGCGCTGAACATCGGGCCGGACCACCCGGCCCGCGGCGAGGCCGACACGTTCTTCGTGCAGGGCCCGGACGGCGGCACCGAGTCCGGTGTAGTGCTGCGCACCCACACCTCGCCCGTCCAGGTCCGCTCCCTGCTCGACCGTGAGCTGCCGGTCTACACGATCTGTCCCGGCCGGGTGTACCGCACCGACGAGCTGGACGCCACGCACACCCCGGTCTTCCACCAGGTCGAGCTGATCGCCGTGGACGAGGGCCTGACCATGGCCGACCTCAAGGGCACCCTCGACCACATGGTCCAGTCCCTGTTCGGCGAGGGCATGAAGACCCGGCTGCGCCCGAACTTCTTCCCGTTCACCGAGCCGTCCGCCGAGATGGACATGGTGTGCTACGTCTGCCGCGGCGAGTCCGTCGGCAACCCCGACCGGCCCTGCCGTACCTGCTCCTCCGAAGGCTGGATCGAGCTCGGCGGCTGCGGCATGGTCAACCCGCGGGTGCTCACCGCCTGCGGCGTCGACCCGGAGAAGTACAGCGGCTTCGCCTTCGGGTTCGGCATCGAGCGGATGCTGATGTTCCGCCACAACGTCGAAGACATGCGAGACATGGTCGAGGGTGACGTCCGGTTCACCCGGCCGTTCGGGATGGAGATCTGA
- a CDS encoding ATP-binding protein, translated as MSVGTSSAPGAREVRRPSASRPGDLAELGIDPDDLPDGLVVADEQGHVVCFNAAAERITAVRAADALGQRLEKALPLEDIEGRRWWQLTDPYGGLAIRRRQPERNLLLPGGREVLVSVRYVRAEPTGPVRRVVVSLRDTEARRRTERSHAELIATVAHELRSPLTSVKGFTATLLAKWARFTDDQKRLMLETVDADADRVTRLIAELLDISRIDSGRLEVRRQPVDIGAAVGRHIQAYVAAGQPADRFLLRVEQPLPDLWADPDKIDQVLSNLMENAVRHGDGTVTIDITATASPREGEDAGTSITVSDEGPGIPEESMNRVFTRFWRGSKRGGTGLGLYIVKGIVEAHGGAIEVGRAPGGGAQFRFTLPVAAPAYLT; from the coding sequence ATGAGTGTCGGCACGAGCAGCGCACCGGGGGCGCGGGAGGTGCGGCGGCCGTCCGCGTCCCGCCCCGGTGATCTCGCCGAGCTCGGAATCGATCCCGACGACCTGCCCGACGGCCTCGTCGTCGCCGACGAGCAGGGGCACGTCGTCTGCTTCAACGCCGCCGCCGAGCGCATCACCGCCGTCCGCGCCGCCGACGCCCTCGGGCAGCGGCTGGAGAAGGCCCTGCCGTTAGAGGACATCGAGGGGCGGCGCTGGTGGCAGCTGACCGACCCGTACGGCGGGCTCGCCATCCGGCGCAGGCAGCCTGAGCGCAATCTCCTCCTCCCCGGCGGGCGTGAGGTGCTGGTCTCCGTGCGGTACGTCCGTGCCGAGCCCACCGGGCCGGTCCGCCGCGTCGTCGTCTCGCTCCGCGACACCGAGGCCCGCCGCCGCACCGAGCGCAGCCACGCCGAGCTGATCGCCACCGTCGCGCACGAGCTGCGCTCTCCGCTCACCTCCGTCAAGGGCTTCACCGCCACGCTCCTCGCCAAGTGGGCACGCTTCACCGACGACCAGAAGCGGCTGATGCTGGAGACCGTCGACGCCGACGCCGACCGGGTCACCCGGCTCATCGCCGAGCTGCTCGACATCTCGCGGATCGACAGCGGGCGCCTCGAGGTGCGGCGCCAGCCCGTCGACATCGGCGCGGCCGTGGGGCGGCACATCCAGGCCTACGTCGCCGCCGGCCAGCCCGCCGACCGGTTCCTGCTGCGCGTCGAGCAGCCGCTGCCCGACCTGTGGGCCGACCCCGACAAGATCGACCAGGTACTCAGCAACCTCATGGAAAATGCCGTGCGGCACGGCGACGGAACGGTCACCATTGACATCACGGCCACGGCGTCCCCGCGCGAAGGGGAGGACGCCGGCACGTCGATCACCGTGAGCGACGAGGGGCCCGGCATCCCGGAGGAGTCCATGAACCGCGTCTTCACCCGCTTCTGGCGGGGCAGCAAGCGCGGCGGCACGGGCCTCGGGCTCTACATCGTCAAGGGCATCGTCGAGGCGCACGGCGGCGCCATCGAGGTCGGCCGCGCCCCCGGTGGCGGCGCACAGTTCCGATTTACGTTGCCCGTGGCGGCACCGGCGTATCTCACCTGA
- the rplT gene encoding 50S ribosomal protein L20 produces the protein MARVKRAVNAHKKRRAILEQASGYRGQRSRLYRKAKEQVTHSLVYNYNDRKKRKGDFRQLWIQRINAAARANGITYNRFIQGLKAANVEVDRKILAELAVNDANAFAALVEVAQKALPSDVNAPKAA, from the coding sequence GTGGCACGCGTCAAGCGGGCAGTGAACGCCCACAAGAAGCGCCGGGCGATCCTCGAGCAGGCCTCCGGCTACCGCGGTCAGCGTTCGCGCCTGTACCGCAAGGCCAAGGAGCAGGTCACCCACTCGCTGGTCTACAACTACAACGACCGCAAGAAGCGCAAGGGTGACTTCCGCCAGCTGTGGATCCAGCGCATCAACGCCGCTGCCCGCGCCAACGGCATCACGTACAACCGCTTCATCCAGGGTCTGAAGGCCGCGAACGTCGAGGTCGACCGCAAGATCCTGGCCGAGCTGGCCGTCAACGACGCCAACGCCTTCGCGGCGCTGGTCGAGGTCGCCCAGAAGGCGCTGCCGAGCGACGTCAACGCCCCCAAGGCTGCGTGA
- the rpmI gene encoding 50S ribosomal protein L35 — protein MPKNKSHSGASKRFKITGSGKVLRERAGKRHLLEHKSSRVTRRLTGNAEMAPGDAAKIKKLLGK, from the coding sequence ATGCCGAAGAACAAGTCGCACAGCGGTGCCAGCAAGCGCTTCAAGATCACCGGCTCCGGCAAGGTGCTCCGTGAGCGCGCCGGCAAGCGCCACCTGCTCGAGCACAAGTCGTCCCGCGTGACGCGCCGCCTGACCGGCAACGCCGAGATGGCCCCGGGCGACGCCGCGAAGATCAAGAAGCTTCTCGGCAAGTGA
- a CDS encoding DUF1844 domain-containing protein, with protein sequence MSDTPPESPDFDEMTRDIAEVPAVEVIVTVAVNLMSAAAVKLGLTEEGDKHKDLDEARKLVHALAGLLDASTTEISSFHAAPLRDGLKSLQLAFREASIVPDEPGQGPGEKYTGPVYG encoded by the coding sequence ATGAGTGACACCCCTCCTGAGTCCCCCGACTTCGACGAGATGACCCGCGACATCGCCGAGGTCCCCGCCGTCGAGGTGATCGTGACGGTCGCCGTCAACCTGATGAGCGCCGCCGCCGTGAAGCTCGGTCTGACCGAGGAGGGCGACAAGCACAAGGACCTGGACGAGGCCCGCAAGCTGGTGCACGCCCTCGCCGGTCTGCTGGACGCGAGCACGACCGAGATCAGCTCGTTCCACGCGGCGCCGCTGCGCGACGGCCTGAAGTCGCTGCAGCTGGCCTTCCGCGAGGCGTCGATCGTCCCGGACGAGCCGGGTCAGGGACCGGGCGAGAAGTACACCGGCCCGGTCTACGGCTAG
- a CDS encoding SseB family protein, with amino-acid sequence MANKNIPDSPFSDDDGSASPRLSAALAAWAEDRTAEGPVLAALKEARLLVPVVAVLGEVEEDENGLRHEKTSDMAVPTLKAGDRVALPAFTSTDSLARWDPAARPVAVPLHQALRAAAHEKADTIVLDMAGPVPFELTGRALLALAEGRTTTDPLADPAVREAVRAAVAAESSVLSAHLGPGQADGTLALVLDGSAAPARAARAVAERLAADETLRARLVRGLDLALLPAGTTPPGEPLYVRG; translated from the coding sequence GTGGCGAACAAGAACATTCCCGACTCTCCCTTCTCCGACGACGACGGCTCCGCCTCCCCCCGGCTGAGCGCCGCGCTCGCCGCCTGGGCCGAGGACCGCACCGCCGAGGGCCCGGTCCTGGCGGCCCTCAAGGAGGCCCGGCTGCTCGTCCCCGTCGTGGCCGTGCTCGGCGAGGTCGAGGAGGACGAGAACGGGCTGCGCCACGAGAAGACCAGCGACATGGCCGTACCGACCCTCAAAGCCGGCGACCGCGTGGCCCTGCCCGCCTTCACGTCCACCGACTCGCTCGCCCGCTGGGACCCGGCGGCCCGCCCCGTCGCCGTACCCCTGCACCAGGCCCTGCGGGCCGCGGCGCACGAGAAGGCGGACACGATCGTGCTGGACATGGCCGGCCCGGTGCCCTTCGAGCTGACGGGGCGCGCGCTGCTCGCGCTGGCCGAGGGCCGGACGACGACCGACCCGCTCGCCGACCCGGCCGTGCGGGAGGCGGTGCGGGCCGCGGTGGCCGCCGAGTCCTCCGTGCTCAGCGCCCATCTCGGGCCCGGACAGGCCGACGGCACCCTCGCCCTCGTCCTGGATGGTTCCGCCGCACCCGCCCGGGCCGCCCGTGCGGTCGCCGAGCGGCTGGCAGCGGACGAGACACTGAGGGCCCGCCTGGTGCGCGGTCTCGACCTGGCACTGCTGCCGGCCGGGACGACGCCTCCGGGCGAGCCCCTGTACGTACGAGGATGA